The following nucleotide sequence is from Streptomyces pactum.
GCGGTGCGCGGCCGGCCGTATCCGCAGGCCGGCGGGGTGCCGGTCAGTCCAGCGCGTCGCGCTTGGTGGCCAGCGAGATCTTGCAGGTCTTCGCCTTTTTGGCCGAATCCGCCACCAGTCCCTTGACCTTGACGGTCTTACGGCCGTTCCCCTCCACCGAGGTGCCGGAGGACATCCCGGTGGTCACCACCTCGTCGTCCTTGTCGGTGAAGCCGACGAAGATGTTGTAGTCCTGCTTCGTCGAGGAGGAGTTCTCGATCTTGACCTCGGCGTACGGGTAGTTGGAGGAGTCCCAGCCGCAGTTGCCCATCTTGACGTCCGGGGTCACCAGCGGGTTGCCGGTCGGCTCGTCGGTGGGCTCGTCGGTGGGGTCCTCGGTCGGGGTCGGGGTGGGTTCCTCGGAGGGTTCCACCGGGAGCTGGGCCAGGGCCTTGCCGACCGTCGTACCGCCCTTGCTGTCCCCCTCGGCCGAACCGCCGCCGTCGGAGCCGCAGCCCGCGGTCAGTCCGAGTGTCGCGACCACGACAAGGGTGGTGGCAACGGGGAGCTTCGTCCGGAGCAATGGGAGCCGCCTCTCGAATCCTCGCTCGCACGGCAACGCGCCGTACGGGCCTGTGTCCCCTACGGTATGTCGAACAGGTCTCAACTCGGGAAAGACCCCGACCAAAAATGTTATCGATCTTGCCCAGCCCCGGATAAGTGGACTATACCTGTCGGCGTCCGAGCGGCCGTACGAACGGCGGTCGGCCAACGGGGGCTGCGGCATTGGTGTGAACCGGCGTCGTCACAGGTTCATCGCTCCCGACGCCAGATCCAGCACCACTCAGCTTCAAGGTTCAAGGCTCCAATTGACCGCGGTGTCGGACCCCTCGCCCTCAGGCGAGGCGCACGGGAGACCGTTCACCGCCTGAGTCCTGATGAAGGCGAGGACTTGAGCATGGGATCCACCTCAGATTTCGGCCGCCGTGACCTGGTGAAGCGGTCCGCGGCACTCGGGCTGATCGCGGTGCCGTCCCTGGGCGCGCTCTCCGCGTGCGCCAGCGGGGGTGACAGCGACGGAGACAAGGTGGACAAGGGGACCAAGAGCGAGAAGAACCCGCTCGCGGTCAACGAGAGCGCCGGCCTCGACGTCGTCATCTTCGACGGCGGCTTCGGCGACGCGTACGCCAAGGACGCCGAAAAGGAGTTCGAGAAGCGGTATCCGAAGACCGCCGGCAAGATCAAGCACACCGCGACGCAGAAGATCCAGACCACGCTCCAGCCCCGCTTCAACGGCGGCACCCCGCCGGACCTCATCGACAACTCCGGCGCCGAGCAGATGGACTTCGGCACCCTCGTGGGCAAGGGCCAGCTCACCGACCTCACCCCGCTGCTGGACGCGCCGTCCATCGACGACCCGAGCAAGAAGGTCCGCGACACGCTCCGCGAGGGCGTGGTGGAGATGGGCCGCTTCGACGGCAAGCCGGTCTGGGTCCTGTACTACGCCTACACCGTCTACGGCATCTGGTACTCCCGCAGCCTGCTGGCCAAGCACGGCTGGGAGTACCCGGAGACCTGGGACGACATGCTGAAGCTGTGCAAGGAGGCGAAGAAGAAGGACATCGCCGGCTGGACGTACCCCGGCAAGTACCCGTACTACCTGCCCTTCAGCCTCTACCCCTTCATCGGCAAGATCGGCGGCCGCGAGGTCCTGGACTCCATCGACAACCTGGAGCCGAACGCCTGGAAGCACCCCGCCGTGAAGGCCGCCTTCGAGGCGTACTACGAGCTGTACCGCAAGGGGTACATCCTGGAGGGCACGCCCAGCCAGAGCCACACCGAGGCGCAGACCGACTGGACCCAGGGCAAGGCGCTCTTCATCCCCAACGGCTCCTGGGTGGAGAACGAGGCGAAGAAGACCACGCCGGACGACTTCCAGATGGCCGTCGGCGCCCCGCCGAGCCTGGACGACGGCGACAAGATGCCCTTCGGCACCATCTGGGCCAGCGGCGGCGAGCCGTTCATCGTGCCCAAGAACGCCCGCAACCCGCAGGGCGGCATGGAGCTGCTCCGCATCATGCTCGGCAAGAAGTCCAGCCAGAACTTCATCCGGCAGGTGTCCTCGCTCACCTCGCTCAACGGCGGCACCGAGGGGGTCGACCTGCCGTCGGGCCTGGCCTCCGCCCAGGAACTGCTGACCAAGGCCGGCCCGAACGTGCTCAACCCGCGCATCCAGGACTGGTACGTGGGGCTGAACAAGCAGCAGATCGGCATCGGCGCGCTGGGCGAGATGATGGCCGGCCGGATGACCCCCGCCGAGGCGATCAAGAAGATCCAGAAGTTCGCCGACGACACCGCCAAGGACGACTCCGTCACCAAGTACAAGCACTCCTGACGACAGCCGGTGCGTCACCGGCGGTGCCGTCCGCCGGGGAAGAGCGAGGTCGGTAGAGCATGCAGCAGGTCAAGAAGGTGGGCGGGGCGGAGCCGGTCGGGCGAAGCCGCCCGGCCGCCGCCCCGGCCCCCCGGGGGAACCGTTTCACCCGGTGGTACCGGAAGTACGGATTCGTCGCCGGATTCCTCTCCGTGCCGCTGGTGATCTACGCGGTATTCGTGATTTCGCCCTTCGTCCAGGCCATCTACTACTCCTTCACGGACTGGACCGGGCTGAGCTCCGACTACAAGATGGTCGGGTTCAAGAATTACGACTGGTTGCTCAATGACGACGTCTTCTGGAAAGCGCTGGGGCACAACATCCTGTTGCTGCTCATACTGCCGCTGGTGACGCTCGGTCTCGGCCTCTTCTTCGCCTTCATGCTGAATGTCGGCGGCCGGCGGAGAAAGAACGCGGCGGTCGCCGGCGTCCAGGGATCGAGCATCTACAAAGTCATCTACTTCTTTCCGCAGGTGTTGTCGATCGCGATCGTCGCGCTGCTTTTCCAGTTCACCTACAACCCGCGCAACGGCGCGCTGAACGCGGCGCTGGACGCGGTGGGGCTGGACTCCCTGGAGCAGCTGTGGCTGGGCGACCCGGAGCTGGCGCTGTGGTGCCTGATGGCGGTGATGGTCTGGAGCAACGTCGGCTTCTACGTCGTGCTCTTCTCGGCCGCCATGAGCTCCATCCCGCGGGACTTCTACGAGGCGGCCCTGCTGGACGGTGCCAACCGGATCACCACGTTCTTCCGGATCACCCTGCCGCTGCTGTGGGACACCGTGCAGACCGGCTGGATCTACATGGGCATCATCGCGCTCGACGCGTTCGCGGTGGTGCAGATCATGACCGTGGGCCCCGGCGGGCCGGCCGACTCCACCCAGGTCCTGGGCCTGTACGTCTACACCAAGACCTTCCGGGACGGGCAGGCGGGCCGGGCCACCGCGATCGGTGTCGCGATGCTCGTGGTCACCCTGATCTTCGCGGTCATCGTCTCCCGGCTGGGCCGGCGCGAACGGCTGGAGTACTGATGGCCCGCACCACGGCCGGCGCCCCGGGGGCGCCCACGGCCGGTCCGACCGGCGCGGGACCGGACCGCGCCACCGCGCCGCGGCCGTCCGGCGCCGCACCGGTGCCGGGCGCGCCCGGGAACCACCGCACCACCGCAGATCTGGGGGTAGCACAGTGACCGCGCAAGCAGAGCCCTCCGGGCTGGGGACCGTGCCCGGCGAGGAGGACACCCCGGCCGCACCCGGCGCCGCGGCGCCGCCCGCCAAGGA
It contains:
- a CDS encoding carbohydrate ABC transporter permease, whose amino-acid sequence is MQQVKKVGGAEPVGRSRPAAAPAPRGNRFTRWYRKYGFVAGFLSVPLVIYAVFVISPFVQAIYYSFTDWTGLSSDYKMVGFKNYDWLLNDDVFWKALGHNILLLLILPLVTLGLGLFFAFMLNVGGRRRKNAAVAGVQGSSIYKVIYFFPQVLSIAIVALLFQFTYNPRNGALNAALDAVGLDSLEQLWLGDPELALWCLMAVMVWSNVGFYVVLFSAAMSSIPRDFYEAALLDGANRITTFFRITLPLLWDTVQTGWIYMGIIALDAFAVVQIMTVGPGGPADSTQVLGLYVYTKTFRDGQAGRATAIGVAMLVVTLIFAVIVSRLGRRERLEY
- the ngcE gene encoding N-acetylglucosamine/diacetylchitobiose ABC transporter substrate-binding protein; translated protein: MGSTSDFGRRDLVKRSAALGLIAVPSLGALSACASGGDSDGDKVDKGTKSEKNPLAVNESAGLDVVIFDGGFGDAYAKDAEKEFEKRYPKTAGKIKHTATQKIQTTLQPRFNGGTPPDLIDNSGAEQMDFGTLVGKGQLTDLTPLLDAPSIDDPSKKVRDTLREGVVEMGRFDGKPVWVLYYAYTVYGIWYSRSLLAKHGWEYPETWDDMLKLCKEAKKKDIAGWTYPGKYPYYLPFSLYPFIGKIGGREVLDSIDNLEPNAWKHPAVKAAFEAYYELYRKGYILEGTPSQSHTEAQTDWTQGKALFIPNGSWVENEAKKTTPDDFQMAVGAPPSLDDGDKMPFGTIWASGGEPFIVPKNARNPQGGMELLRIMLGKKSSQNFIRQVSSLTSLNGGTEGVDLPSGLASAQELLTKAGPNVLNPRIQDWYVGLNKQQIGIGALGEMMAGRMTPAEAIKKIQKFADDTAKDDSVTKYKHS